The nucleotide window TCTAAAGGCATTTGTAACATTCACACTATAAAACTATGATCATCGACACAAGTTTCTACAAATTCTAGAGTTCCGATTTGGGAGAGCTGTTGTGAGTGTTGGGGAAACGATTccatatcgtttgcaatgaagaGGAGACGGATTGATAACAGGGACTCTTCCAGGACGAATTCAGGAACATAATGCTTGCCTGCTATTTGGCGTTGtaagttttgtttctttgtttcatttttcatcaattAAATATATCGTTTACTTTCAGAACAAACTGCCGACAACTTGGTTGAGTTATACCCATATGGTTCCGGGCAGAGAGACACAACGTTAGATTCAGGAGATGATTTGTCGTCGCCAGCAGGAAGGATAAACAAAGGTTTACTTTTCTACGGACGCAAACATTGGGATATCTTTGTAAGTCTcgggttcttttatttttttataattcatTAGCTTGCATTTTTGTTACAGTGTGTGAGCTTGAAGCCctcatatattttgatataaatgaaGGGATTCCATCAAGGTACTGCTGTTttttgtgatgtgatgtgacgtGTGACTTGTCGTGACGTCATTTAATGCTCTGTCAGTTCAAGCGTCTGATGTATCTTTTGATGTCGATGCGTCTCGTACCGTCACCAACTGTAGATACAATACTACTATTATTGCAGCACGATATCAAGTAACCAAATAGCTATCCACCGCATGGGTTAAACTTTGTCGTCTGCACCATAACTTCAAATTTGCCACCCACATTGAGGTTTAACCGTCCTGCAATGATAGGGATACCGTGACATTGGCACTAATTAAGTCTTCATCGGATAATGCTGTCTAAGTTCTCTAACATAGAGTCTGATATTAGAAGGCTTGGATAGTGGCTGATGCCCGACATGCCGCAGTTTCACCGGATGATGTCGAATATAAATGAGAGTATCCGCTAATTTCTAAGTTATGGAGTCTGATATTAGAAAGGGTGGTTGGTGGccgatgcccgacatgctgttttatcgatAAAATGGTCTAACTTCTAATTTAGAGTTTAATATTAGAAATAGGTTGATAGCATATACCATGCTGCTTTATCGGATAATGTCGATAATATTATCCATGTTAGAATGCTTGGGTCTTATGCTCCCGTTACTCTCTAAATCAGACATTTTCGACGAAATTATCCAATACTTGATAAAAGGCAAATGTTGCGCCTTCATGTCATTAATATCATTATCGTATTCGACAAATCTAGCCCCTCGACTGGTTGGCAATTTACATCTTCAAATCGCATAGCTTTTGACCTCGATCTGGCCGCAAAGTTCCCTTCATTCCTGACACGTCTGAAACTCTATTATAATTCATATCCAACTTTATGCGTTTTTCATTTTGAACTCCAGGTGAACACAAATGGCGTAATATCATTCGGTAATTCCGTCAACGATCACAGTTCACAGGCACCAGCCTTTCCCCTTGGGGAAGTCCAGGTAAGGaataattattttaaagaaatgttttCGCGAACATTTCGTTGACATTTTGAACTGCGTTTTTTTTCAACACAACCACCAGACTTTCCAGTTTATATGGAGATtcattagtagtagtagtagtagtagtagtagtagtaggaGGAGGagaaggaggaggaggagagacagagagagagagagagagagagagagagagagagagagagagagagagagagagagagagagagagagagagagagccatcatcagaccatagaccctaaaaacgtttttagggtctatgatcaGACGCACGAATATTGTGCAAGACTACAAAGGTTGCACAACTCCGGCCattcaagttttcaaaaatcatcTAAAACGCCCCTATCATGGAAGTAGTTTCTGCCAGAGCATATCATTCCCACTGGAATGGACGGCATAGTACAAAAGTGGGACAGAGACCTTCAATTTATCGCATTTTGCACGATTTTCAGCCTGATCCAGATGATCAAGAATATTACATGATCGCACCGTTTTGGGCCAACGTCGACACAACTAGACGAGGAAACATCTACTACAGGCAAACCACGGAGAGAGTAATTTTGAATCAAGCTACGGAAGATGTGAGAAAATATTTCTTGACGGAAAAAGACTTTACAGCTCTTTGGTGTTACATCGCTACCTGGGAAGAAGTTAGCTTTTACGGCAGAACCGACAATAACAACAACGTTGATCACGTGAGTACGGGTCAATAATATGAAACGTGCTGAATTTCTATTGTAGGCAATCATATTCCCTCTGTCGCAACCATTCAGGGTCACATTTTAAAGGAGAATAAATATCTCGTTCGTTAAAATCTTTTCAGCCCTTTTTTAGACTTTCTCTCGATCGGAAGTAATCTAAAAATGCCACATTTGAATAGTTCAGTGTGGGTGAGAACTAAAGTACACTGCAGACCAATATTTCCGTTCAGTGATTGGCATAATTTCGGTACGGCAGAACCAGAGAGGGCTGAAGTGCCATTGAGGGCTGGCCTTCTTTTTATACTCGACTTAACGACTAACCTGTACCTTAGAAGATGGAAGTGTAATTTCAGAACCGGAAAACCTTTTAAAAGTAATTTGCGTCCAATCACATACGCTGCAATCGCCGTAGTTTTCGATTAAGTGACAATTACCAATTCGAGCTCAAAACAGACAAAGTTGCTGTGTACGTACTCATTTCTGTTACCGATAAACGGGAATAGAATCCAGAAAGTAAAGTGTACTAGGGAATGTTGCCTTTACAGATTTAAATTGTAAATAAGCCCTGTTATAGATATTTTACAAGACAAATGACTTCATGTTTTCCCATTTTTTAAACAGAGAAACACATTCCAAGCTGTCATTACCACTGACGAGAGGAAGACATTCATCATCATAAGTTACAGACGTGTTGAATGGACTGCTGGTACAGAGAGTGGTGGCAGCCCCTACACTGGTTTAGGTGGTACCGCAGCACAggtgattgattaattgattgattggtttgGCGGGATGTTTATTTCCGTTTTGTGGTTTAGTTTGTTCCCTGACTGAATATACTCAATTTTGTCCATATATTCATTCAAATGTAAGGACGACTtcatatgaaaatatattttcataaagGTTTACACCATCTTGGATAGCAGGAAACACGTTTACCATTCATCAATTGCTTATTATATAATATTTGTGAGTGTAGGAATACCAAACCTAAAAACCAAAGAAAAAGTATCAGGCAATGAGCACGTTGACAGAGTTATCAATAAATTATCATTCTGTTTTGAATTTAGGTTGGTTTCAATGCTGGTGACGGTCTCAGGTACCATACATATGGTGGATCACGTACAAGTGACGTCATTCATCTCCCATACACAAGTAACGTAGAAGTGCCGGGTAGATTCGCTTATCGTATAGATGGATACAACATGGAAAGCGGTGGATGTTCAGGAAGCGGTAAGTAGGCGGTCTTTGTACATTTCATAAAGAACTTTTACGGCGGCTAAGTAATTTGGCATTGAGAGCAATTTAGTCTGCAGAATGGAGGTACTAAACGTATGCACGTATAATAGAACTGATGAATCCTAAAaatccttatatatatatatatatatatatatatatatatatatatatatatatatatatatatatatatatatatatatatatatatatatatatatgcactgtGTCGTTTAGTTATACATTCTATCGGATTCGTACTCACACACTTTTACCCTTAACAGGTCGTTTATCATTTTTCCCGCGATGGGGTAACCTTCTTGGAGGTGATGATTTGCTCGTTGGTGGTTCGTGCTGGGACAGAAACAGAAAGTATTACGTCAGGGTAGGAATCCAGGAATTTAACTGTACCTATGGCAACGTCATGGAGCTCCACTGTACCACTCCACCATTCTATGAGATCGGTGACGTCAGAGTTGATCTGTCATTCGACGGCGGTCAAACGTACCCTTACAATGGACGATGGATCATCGGTAAATCATTGAACATTGTTTATTGCATTCGATGCAAACATTAGTGTCTTGCCATGTACGTGTTgcattagctgcaataattgtagcccacggGCCGGGCAGGCGCTAAACAGCCAACACGACAGAAAAAGCCGGCACACGGCCCGTGGGgcggctacaattattgcagcaatTTTGCATCACCATTGACAACATCAAAAAGCAACAGTGTACCGGGGTCAATCGCTTATAACAAATATGTTTTGATCGATACGTGGAAACAAAAATTCCAACAAGAACCACGTTTTCTTTGTTTACCTAGAAGGAAAACTTAGCAGTGCTAAAGATCTTACAACTGCTAAAGTTAGATACGAGTCCTTTCAGTTTCCTGCAGCATAAACTCTGAGGTATCCTTTGCTAGGTCGTACGGCTGTGACTCAAAAATCAAGTTATGTTGATTTCTGTTCAATCACATCCAATTTTTCAGAGCCACCGCTTCTTGGCAAAACTAAACCAAAGGTCAATCGTATTGATCCGTACCTGGATAAATGGAACCGAGCTGGACACGATTTGACGGTCACTTGGGATCAGAATGAATTTGCAGAACCTCACGTAAACATTGACATCATGGTATATCGAGAAGATTTGAATTACCCTGTGTGGGAAATACTGGACAATGCCCTAACGAGAGAGGAAAACGATGGCCGTGCAACGTTCAGATCAGAGGCTGTATACGGAGCCAATCACAATTTCGCCATTGGTGGTGTTCGGATCAGACCATACGGAGACACGTAAGTAGCttgagacagagacagagagagacgcAGAGAGTGAGAGACAAATATAGACAGAACGAAAGAAactgaaagacagacagacagacagacagacagacagagaaataaTCAGGCAGTCAGACAGCGGGAAagttacagagagagagagacaaaaaGAGTCAGCAACAACAGAGAGAAGTATTTAGACAGAAACAGAGCTGACAGGAACAGATGGCGGTACTGGTATTTAGTGGGAAAGACAAGATTAGAGCACCACACACGGCAGAAGTGAGAAAGACAATATTAGAGCGCCACGAATGGCAGAAAATGCATTCTTTGTCAGACAAAAGCTCATAGAGTATCGTACGAACCAAAACACACCAAGTATAGATGAGATGTGACATTATAATTTGTCTGAATCCATTCAGTACAAAGTGGAGATATCGGACATAGTACTAATACAATCATGCGATTGTTGTCGTAGTTGGAACAACGTTCTAATAGAATTGCCCTAGCTAAACACAATTCCCTATTCGACAAACAAATGACGAAAAAATATTCTCTCATCGCTATCAGTTCATGGCAATACGATTTTCAGATCAACTTATGTACCATATGTATACGATTTTACTTGTCATTAACTTGCTTATTTACCCTGTTTCAGAATGGGTCGCGCCATCTGGAGTGACGTTCACACACTTGGCTACGCCATGGAGGAGGAATTCCAGTTAGACCCTCGCAGCTACGCAACAGAGCACTGCTTAAATTTCTACGATGCCCAATTGCCAAACATCAACTTCCGTCGGGACTTGTACTACTGCCCATGTAACCTGACAATGGCTATGGCCGATTTTGGGCGATTTGAGCCTGATCCAGACTGCAACATGGAGAGACAAGACACCAAATGCACTTTCCACAGAGGAGCAAGACATTGTGTCAATAGTGTCTATCCTAAGTAAGTTCTCTCACCAGTTTTTTTAAGGACCACAATCGCCAAAAGAGTCGATACATTAACAAATTTAGCTTTATTGCCTCAGCCACTCGATTTAGTAGAATTTGATATACTGCCAGACTTTGATCACAGGGTACActggcttgttgtttatttgtgtttgtttgtttgtgtgtgtttgtgtttgtttatttgttatttttaataaaataacagcgaaaagctgttttgttaatatttgtcataaagagcagtttatttgtttatttgtttgtttatttattatttatttgtttgtttgttgttgatacgtatttccgatggttagggttagggttagggttagggttaagttagggttagggttagggttagggttaggcttaagttagggttagggttaggcttaggcttattcactccctctatatattgagacaaggggagcaagtgggattccaacatctgtattttcaagtcaagaaaaaaacacaacaaataaatgccggacaattaaaatattgggtttgtggcagcatcatgtcctgttcttaccacacctatcctttaattcgatggaaagggcaaaaatcggctatatttagcatctttctcctttgattcgtacagtttgtacggcaaaacgtaagtgtcacactttggcgggttagtacgtcagagaaattcaaatctgaccaatcaggCAGCTTGTTAGACTCACAGCAGTATACGCGAACGCCAGTTCTCAAGCGACTATACCACAGCAAGATGCAGTCGTGCCTGTGACTAATACGTGTTCGCAGATATCGAGAATGCAACAAAAAAGTCGTTGATTCACTGTTCATGACAACGGATCATACTTTaaccattaaaagatgtaaaaacaatgggaaactcgagttcccttgacagcaacgtaaggaaaatgacacgtttttccagtactttcttgattctttgaccctgctcaccccgtcgcctaaatagaatagtctcacacACGTCTGCCatggtttattttcattgacggCCACGatgtctgttttcatgtgaacatgcagttgcttttgtttgaagcaattatcctttcatttgtgaagctttttttcctggtgactattacaatcactgctatgttgttgttttcacaagatgtatacGGTTTGATacaggaatattgagttgcctttccgtgtaggcaataTGCATGCCATGCCAGTTCACATACACtcagatcagcagcatacatgtacatgacgtctttgtttcaagtttgaggttttttccgacgctgaaattttaccaaaatgtcacttctgtattcagagattgtgtaatcaataCCTTTGGATAAAGTTGATTTGGAAAGCGATAGACACATCCAGAggagttgaaaaaaatcgtgcataaaattagcataagttAAGCGACCGTGGCAGAAAAAAATGGGATGCTCGAGCCCCTCCCATAGTTTTTACCACCGTTCAGTGTTGTCGAACCGGGGACTTATagtatactcggacgagtacagtattGTTCGTAGTTGGAAGGTTACTGCCTGTAGTTTACTTTCGACAGCTAGAAAACTATTAGAATTGAACCAATACCAAGAACAACTTTTCCAGCCGCGGAAATTCAACCGTGGCGTGGCGACGGTCTCTCTgtatttgtttacttccgggtttacgctcatgttttttttccagTATATCTCACGAACTGATTGGAAATGAGTGCGTTTCGCATAGATGTATAGTTGAAGTACTCAAGTGGAACCTTCTTCCCATAAGACCAAAGTGAATGTTGCGGCATACAAAGTTGTCGACGATTCGTAAAGGGAAAATGAACATGGCAAAATGCGCCAAAGTAAAATCATCCTGGTTCGAGCCCCACAACGGTAACGTCTCCAGTTCGAGCCAAGGCACATGAGGCAGGGCTAAcaagctatctgattggtcagatttgaatttcactgacgtactaacccgccaaagtgtgacacttacgttttgccgtacaaactgtacgaatcaaaggagaaagatgctaaatatcgccgatttttgccctttccatcgaattaaaggataggtgtggtaagtacaggacatgatgctgccacaaacccaatatttcaattgtccggcatttatttggtgtgtttttcttgacttgaaaatacagatgttggaatcccacttgctccccttgtctcaatatatagagggagtgaataagcctaagcctaaccctaaccctaacttaagcctaaccctaaccctaaccctaaccctaaccctaacttaaccctaaccctaaccctaaccctaaccatcggaaatacgtatcaacaaacaaacaaacaaacaaataaaaaataaacaaacaaataaactgctctttattgacaaatattaacaaaacagcttttcgctgttattttattaaaaataacaaataaacaaacacaaacacaaacaaacaaacaaacacaaataaacaacaagccagTGTACCCTGTGCTTTGATGAGGATAGTAGAGACATCCATGATAAAAACACTGGCATATATCTACCAAAGAGGGACAAGCGCCCTTGGTCGTAGAGCTTACAGTTAGCATCAACATTATGTTCGAAAATATCTTTCAATCGATGTGAATAACAGTAATTGCTGTGAAATTGTAAGTTTCAAATATGCAAGGAGACTAGTATaatatgattttttattttcctcTCAGTTCCCGTGGTTCAGGTACGCAGTGCTGTTATGATTGGGAAGAACATCTGATCTACGCAGGAGATGATCCAAGCGGAGGATTTTCATCTGAAGCGCACGTGTGGGGCTCAAGACCGTACAACCAGGCTGGTCGTGTGCCTGTCCTATCCTACTACATGACTGACTGGTTGTTATACTATGACTGCTGCATCTGGTCCGAGAACTGTGGCTACTATCAGAGAGTGCGACCAACTGCTGATTGCTGGGAATATGAGGTGCCAAGACCAGGTAATATTTTGAAACTATCGTATTGTACCAATGCTAGGCACAATTCCTTTAACTCTCGATTCATACTAATTCCACTAACAAGGCATCCAAATAAAGCATTGCCATTTGGTGTTGATGAAGTGAATATTTTAGAACCCTCAGTGAACTTTATTAGAATTATTGCGTTCGCGATGGAATTTTTGCAACGTGGGCCGTTGCTGAACCCTATGCTATTCAAAGAACAGTAGGTTATACATAGAGCGACATAGATTTGTCAAGTAACGATCTCTGACGTTCATTTTCTCAGCGGTTGTCTACGGGGATCCCCATTTCATCACCTTTGACGGCGTTGAGTATTCCTTCAACGGAAAGGGAGAATACATCCTTCTTAAACACAATGGTTTCCCAACGTTTGAAATTCAAGGTCGATTCGAACAGCTCCTGGATGCCTATGGTGAGTTTGAAAAGTTAATGCAAGCGATTTTTTTGCAGTCTACTGCATCTATATTGCCTGGACATTATGAGTGTAAATGCCCTTCCATACTGACTGACTCTCCTAGTTCATATCGGATGAATCTCATGAAGGATAAAGTGTTTTGCTGGTATTTTGGTTTCTCTCTCTTGGCATTTGTATCGTTTTTACAGATTTTGAAGCAATGTTCACTGATTTCATGCTCCGTTACGTAttgctttaaagtttgtgaatCACCACAAGTGTGCGTTTATCGCGAAAAAAGTAAAACAGACGGGTATGATTACTTATGGAACTTCAATAGCAACTAACGTTAATATCTGTGTTTTCCACAGGCGATTACCAGAAGGCTACTCACCTGACTGCCGTTGTATTGAAGGAGGGTGGGTCAGACACGGTCCAAATTACCATCAGCGAAAGAAGAAATCTTGAAGTGGCAGTGAATTCACGACTCATTGACTTTGATGACACCATCACTAGACTTGACTTTGAAGGTAAGACCgagaaacaaaaatacaataccCAGTATAGAGTtggaaatttcaataaattctcGATgcgattcgaactcacaatgtaCTGTATCTAGTCACTTATACTGAGGAAATAACAGACAAACCCGCTCGGCTGAATCCCCATCCTTTTTAAAGAGtgattcaataaccgagctaagctgtttcaatttttctgactgcgacccctcgaCGCGCTGGAGAGTTCATGTAGCACTCGCACACACTTACTAGCTAACATACATCGCACGTAAAATTTATTAATGCAATGGATACATCCCTAAACTGGGCGAAAAATACTTCACTTCTCATAAGGTGAGAGTGCCGACATATGCATGTTCCATACCCAAAGTTTTCGTATGTATTTCCATATGTTTCTATTCGTATGACATCTGTTGAAAACCAAGCTGTTCACAAATCTTTGATCTTTCAAGGAAAGTTTAGAATATTTTTCCTTGAAAGTTGATAACCCGAGATAACTTTGTCTGTCGTTTCGGATGAAGACTTTGTATAAATTACAATTTTAACCGGTCTGCATTTTCGAAAACAAAACTACGTGCATGTTCGTTGCAAAAATGCATAGACCTATTTTCTAATAGGGAGTTGGTGACTGGGCTGTAAACGTGAAGTTTGTCTGTTCTGCACCAGATATGCTCAGAGCACCATCGCTAAGTAAGCTCAGcctattttaatgtaaatatgaCACATCACTTTCGTATCGAACCGTGCCATGGAGAAGTGAACGGAATTTGCTACCTGTATTAAAAAAGCCTTATGCAAAAAAGTATTCCATACCTGTTATGGGTGGAACAGGGTATTCGGAGATGTTGAAATTGTCCTTTGAAAACGACTTTGTTTCATAGCTTAACAGTTCCCGGCACAGGCGTggtgttttctgggtagtttctataagtgtagtttattctacgtttcgacgttctcttccgtagcctacggaagagaacgtcgaaacttagaactacacttatagaaactacccagaaaacattaCGCCTGTGATTCCCGGccttatatttatttttgttagtGTAAAACGTTTATCATTTAATctcaatattgttttattttttatttttcagagatTTCTGTGTACACACCAGATCGTCGTGATGACGTCAATCCATTACATCCGATCAATCCCAATATTTCCACAGTCTATGTTCGTACCTACATCTCTGGAATGGCAATCAAGTGTATGGCTCACGATGGAAAATACATGTCATGTATCGTGTCCATTCAACGAACTATGAGAGTAAGTACTCACAGCATTCTCGCCATAAGGACATCATGGAATGGAGACCCACGTGGTCTGTTTGTCGCAATCTTGATAGCTGCATCATCAATCTGACGTATTAATATTACAAAGTGatatttaatgtgttttgaatttaaagTATGTGCTCGTCCGATCGAGTGAGGGCGTCAAACTTTACGACGCTTTCTTCAGAACGATATTTCGTTATTTTGATCACCGAACTATATCGTTCTGTAGGGTCTGAACTACCCAACAATGGTTGGACTTCTTGGTAACTGGAATGAAGACAGAAGTGATGACTTGGTTGCTAAGGATGGTACGGTTGTCGATGCCAATTCCGACGACAGGGAAATCTACGACAACTTTGGTCAGAAATGTAGGTCAATTTTCTCGTCCATGATCCGAACACCGTTTTCGTATTTTGACAACGAAGGCGATAGCATAGAGTGTCTAGGTTTTGAGAGAGAACTTCACAGGATATAAATGGTCTTATCTGTCGATAACAGCCTTAGGGATACATAGCATGCTTTGGTAACTGAAATAATTTCTTTAATAATCTTTCGCTCGATGATGTCTCTAACATTCTGAAAATAGGCATCGGTTTCTATAGGTCTACGCGTCACTATTATAACTTAAGCCAACAACCTATTTCAATAATTAATCGGTtctttttgtgttatttttcatCCAGGGAACATCGAAGCATCCATGTTTCACTATCCGTCGGGTCGATCTCATGGTGATTACCACGATCATGATTTCGTACCCCTCTTTGAATCCCCATCTGTGTCTGATCACCCACCAGAGATCGGTCAGCAACTCGACCTTGTTTGCGATGGTACGTTTCGTTTGATTATTGTACATCATCTATATTGATCACTCGGTGACAACAGTGAGCTATGCCTCCCTGTACACTTAGCATATGCGCATTGGAGTGCGCTTCTACAACCGGAACAGCTGCCGTGTTATAACGACCGAGAACGTTACAAATgctcaaaaatagaaaaagctGTTCGTTTTCCACAAAGAAGCTGAGCACGTTCAGAAGTCCAgcccataaaaacaaaatctacTTTCATCCCACTTTCAAAGTCTACTTTCATCCCACTGGGAGAATCACACGTTTATCAATTGTTCACTTGTCCATTCAGTCGAGTTCAGcatctttctttcattttattggGAAATCCAAGTGTTTAACTGCGTTCTCGTGGCAA belongs to Ptychodera flava strain L36383 chromosome 17, AS_Pfla_20210202, whole genome shotgun sequence and includes:
- the LOC139116140 gene encoding sushi domain-containing protein 2-like — its product is MFRKLRILVLLLTASSINSQYEQTADNLVELYPYGSGQRDTTLDSGDDLSSPAGRINKGLLFYGRKHWDIFVNTNGVISFGNSVNDHSSQAPAFPLGEVQPDPDDQEYYMIAPFWANVDTTRRGNIYYRQTTERVILNQATEDVRKYFLTEKDFTALWCYIATWEEVSFYGRTDNNNNVDHRNTFQAVITTDERKTFIIISYRRVEWTAGTESGGSPYTGLGGTAAQVGFNAGDGLRYHTYGGSRTSDVIHLPYTSNVEVPGRFAYRIDGYNMESGGCSGSGRLSFFPRWGNLLGGDDLLVGGSCWDRNRKYYVRVGIQEFNCTYGNVMELHCTTPPFYEIGDVRVDLSFDGGQTYPYNGRWIIEPPLLGKTKPKVNRIDPYLDKWNRAGHDLTVTWDQNEFAEPHVNIDIMVYREDLNYPVWEILDNALTREENDGRATFRSEAVYGANHNFAIGGVRIRPYGDTMGRAIWSDVHTLGYAMEEEFQLDPRSYATEHCLNFYDAQLPNINFRRDLYYCPCNLTMAMADFGRFEPDPDCNMERQDTKCTFHRGARHCVNSVYPNSRGSGTQCCYDWEEHLIYAGDDPSGGFSSEAHVWGSRPYNQAGRVPVLSYYMTDWLLYYDCCIWSENCGYYQRVRPTADCWEYEVPRPAVVYGDPHFITFDGVEYSFNGKGEYILLKHNGFPTFEIQGRFEQLLDAYGDYQKATHLTAVVLKEGGSDTVQITISERRNLEVAVNSRLIDFDDTITRLDFEEISVYTPDRRDDVNPLHPINPNISTVYVRTYISGMAIKCMAHDGKYMSCIVSIQRTMRGLNYPTMVGLLGNWNEDRSDDLVAKDGTVVDANSDDREIYDNFGQKWNIEASMFHYPSGRSHGDYHDHDFVPLFESPSVSDHPPEIGQQLDLVCDGLATCEFDVLVSGSLAYGTASRAAYEMYWNYANDTAKETVCEYLRTPINGTKEFIWPYISHNMVDSKVHFECDPGFTLVSNYVRRCEEKIEEGRLIGRWTGIEEHNDCVDFGCPPLNQLYHGGYKWDYSQTVYAICDPPYLLYGPNHRTCQNGVWTGSRNECYLGLPTAGAIGLGVGLAVVAIIVICIIIFVLWRRKQKNEKGGRHEEIPTHEIEKQPPPDDVYEDEDDEDTQTRRETTA